The genomic DNA GTGGTGGCCCCAACGGGGTTCGAACCCGTGTTTCAGCCTTGAGAGGGCCGTGTCCTAGACCACTAGACGATGGGGCCGGCCGTGCGTCGACTGCGCGCGTCTACTTGCTCCGCTGGCGTCACACCTCGAGCGCTGCGGAAACGAAAAATGGCTGGGGGAGGAGGGCTCGAACCCCCATTACCAGGGCCAGAACCTGGCGTCCTACCATTAGACGATCCCCCAGCGCGACGGCCATTGTACGTGCCCGTGTTCGCAAGTGTCAAGGCAGCGGGCGGCATTGCGCGTACTGTGTGCGGCCCCGGGCGCGAGCGTTACGGGTGAGCCGGACCGCTAGAGAACGGCGGCCTTCAGCGAGCGGCTCGGCTTGAAGCGCGGTACTTTCTTTGCGGGAATGCGAATCGCGCTGCCCGTGCGCGGGTTGCGACCGTTGCGCTCGGCGCGGCGGCTGACCATGAAAGTCCCGAAGCCGCCGATGGTGACGCGGCGCCCGTGGCGGAGCGACTGGAACACACCGCGCACGAAGGTCTCGAGCGCCTTCTCCGAGGAGACCTTCGATCCGCCG from Candidatus Methylomirabilota bacterium includes the following:
- a CDS encoding HU family DNA-binding protein, producing MTKADLVAAMAKASGGSKVSSEKALETFVRGVFQSLRHGRRVTIGGFGTFMVSRRAERNGRNPRTGSAIRIPAKKVPRFKPSRSLKAAVL